In one Lujinxingia vulgaris genomic region, the following are encoded:
- the cdd gene encoding cytidine deaminase: MSEQDEPFGAISEETWQRLEQAAIAVRERAYVPYSGFPVGAALLTPEGEIVVGCNVENATIGATVCAERNAIGAAVASDKREFVALCVVTDVEEPSAPCGICRQVLAEFCDDLPILMINPHGQRRFTTLDTLLPMRFSGRDFLEKE, encoded by the coding sequence ATGAGTGAGCAGGACGAGCCCTTTGGCGCCATCTCCGAAGAGACCTGGCAGCGACTGGAGCAGGCGGCCATCGCCGTGCGCGAGCGCGCCTACGTGCCCTACTCCGGCTTCCCGGTGGGCGCCGCCCTGCTCACCCCCGAGGGAGAGATCGTGGTGGGCTGCAACGTGGAGAACGCCACCATCGGCGCCACGGTCTGCGCCGAGCGCAACGCCATCGGCGCGGCCGTGGCCTCCGACAAGCGCGAATTCGTGGCCCTCTGCGTCGTCACCGACGTCGAGGAGCCCTCCGCCCCCTGCGGCATCTGCCGCCAGGTGCTGGCCGAGTTCTGCGACGATCTGCCGATTTTGATGATCAACCCCCACGGCCAGCGCCGCTTCACCACCCTCGACACGCTCCTGCCGATGCGTTTTTCGGGCCGCGATTTTTTAGAGAAAGAGTGA
- a CDS encoding DnaJ C-terminal domain-containing protein, with amino-acid sequence MKDDLYGILGVSKKADAATIKKAYRKLARENHPDVNPGDAAAEERFKRISAAFDVLSDPKKRKLYDEFGFDGLREGFDAKRARAARRRGSATSASFEGGASFEDIFGSMFGGGAGPGFGGAGFGGGAVNPLKGRDNVMPIDLEFMRALKGTELTFSEGETKTFTVRVPEGTDTGDRLRIKGKGGAAPRTRQGKGERGDLLLEFKVGPHPKLRREGLDLYLDVPITVPEAVCGASISVPTPWGDYTVKVPEGVNSGAKLRLKGQGVKRGTQQGNFYVVLQVHTPDRIDDATRKAATQLAGGYSKDVRAGLQL; translated from the coding sequence ATGAAAGACGATCTTTACGGCATCCTGGGCGTCTCGAAGAAAGCGGACGCGGCCACGATCAAGAAGGCGTATCGAAAGCTGGCGCGGGAGAATCACCCGGACGTCAACCCGGGGGATGCGGCGGCCGAGGAGCGTTTTAAGCGCATCTCGGCGGCCTTTGATGTGCTCAGCGATCCTAAAAAGCGCAAACTTTACGACGAGTTCGGCTTCGATGGGTTGCGTGAGGGCTTTGATGCCAAACGCGCCCGTGCCGCCCGCCGCCGGGGGAGCGCGACGTCGGCGAGTTTTGAGGGGGGCGCGAGTTTTGAGGATATTTTTGGCTCGATGTTTGGCGGTGGGGCCGGACCCGGTTTTGGCGGGGCGGGCTTCGGGGGCGGGGCGGTCAACCCGCTCAAGGGGCGTGATAACGTCATGCCGATCGATCTTGAGTTCATGCGCGCGCTCAAGGGCACCGAGCTGACCTTCTCGGAGGGCGAGACGAAGACCTTTACGGTGCGCGTGCCGGAGGGGACGGACACCGGCGATCGTCTTCGCATCAAGGGAAAGGGTGGGGCGGCGCCGCGTACCCGACAGGGCAAGGGCGAACGGGGCGATCTTCTGCTGGAGTTCAAGGTCGGGCCGCACCCGAAGTTGCGGCGCGAAGGGCTCGATCTTTATCTGGATGTGCCCATCACGGTTCCCGAAGCGGTGTGCGGGGCCTCGATCTCGGTGCCGACTCCCTGGGGGGACTATACGGTGAAGGTGCCCGAGGGGGTGAACTCCGGGGCGAAGTTGCGGCTGAAGGGCCAGGGGGTCAAGCGCGGCACCCAACAGGGCAACTTCTATGTGGTCTTGCAGGTGCACACGCCCGACCGCATCGATGATGCGACGCGCAAGGCGGCCACGCAGCTGGCCGGCGGCTACAGCAAGGACGTGCGGGCGGGGTTGCAGCTGTAA
- a CDS encoding serine/threonine-protein kinase translates to MPSAVDPTHFGPFRILASAGKGGMGEVFRAVHLDREVEVAVKVMSARRARDPHFSSALRAEVRAVARLHHPGIIMVFDCGEVSPQIERETAGRFVAGSSWLAMELASYSLQDLDRSTLDWWHVRNILVRILDALAHSHARGVIHRDLKPANVLFVDDAQGRQLKLSDFGLAHALDDEHLENEETPRKISGTPRFMSPEQITGQWRDHGPWTDLYALGCLAYWLVDGEPPFRDGDTDAILRGHLQGMLPPLRAPFAVPREFGVWLGQLLAKNPMDRFQRAADAAQALFALGEPDGEERPGQPSLLGFVAPLNPSLAPSSSVDDLGMTEILSDVINSPPSVPELRALERPPSSPRHRAVGAAYNVPRTWHRKEAPPLSLEMVGVGLGLFGLRQVPLVNRDAERDALWESLREVAHHSRPQVALLRGGTGTGKSRLAGWMAERAHELGAATPLTATHSPLEGPADGLGGMMANHLRCVGLARERVLERVRQSVSDTSLGPDDLHDCLALTEIICAATLPDYREDEARIRFRTPAERYVVIERFLRRFSRTRPLLVVLDDLQWGNDALAWLEHLQRSPEAKNLPLLVVGTVQTDALLERPLARQRLRELAGQEPVSTIDVGPLADAHQRELVSQLLGLDATLVEQVTARTGGNPLYAVQLVGDWVERGVLQLGPGGFQLVEGESGAMPTDIHQVFRERLRQIVRHDLREAPSDALLGLELAAVLGTEVHRREWKAVCRKEGVPLPLLAVDQMVATDLATLAGKGWSFTHEALRETLVRLAEEQGRLSTHHAHCARALEELYSPAQPGLALRRARHLIAAGLPEEALEPMLQAAGQARVRCEFELAHAHLQRYQALLDELRVAPDDARRAEGWLERAMILIRQDELAGADEVLDRAIAVGRARANERIMGWAMQLRADVANRRGQIPEGLVFVEEARAIFEATGDVIGQARTSQTLAELRYWAGEYYEAEQHYRRARQLFRQAGEDLELARVEMALGALYTTLGNPQRATAMLLHAREVFERFGDVGEVASVLNNLGEVHRQVGNLHQAERAYLESLAMLERIGMADDVVVLVNLGMVRLVQNHVDDAAPLFRKVLTLVEGSQRGGYLAFAHLANLPAAAHHQRWEQWDYHLAHGEPLLETTGFVDADLAVITRDAGERALRAGKLARARRALQIARAQWLSMARQDQAAAIDRILLRVP, encoded by the coding sequence GTGCCATCTGCCGTAGATCCCACCCATTTTGGCCCCTTTCGCATTCTTGCCAGCGCCGGCAAGGGTGGCATGGGAGAGGTGTTTCGCGCGGTGCACCTGGACCGCGAGGTGGAGGTGGCCGTCAAGGTGATGTCCGCCCGACGCGCCCGCGATCCGCATTTCAGCTCCGCGCTGCGCGCGGAGGTCCGCGCGGTGGCCCGGCTGCACCACCCGGGCATCATCATGGTCTTTGACTGCGGGGAGGTCAGCCCGCAGATCGAGCGTGAGACCGCCGGGCGTTTTGTGGCTGGCTCCTCCTGGCTGGCGATGGAGCTGGCCAGCTACAGCCTCCAGGATCTCGACCGCAGCACGCTGGACTGGTGGCACGTGCGCAACATCCTGGTGCGCATCCTCGATGCGCTGGCCCACAGCCACGCCCGCGGGGTGATCCACCGCGATTTAAAACCCGCCAACGTGCTCTTTGTCGACGACGCTCAGGGCCGCCAGCTCAAGCTCTCGGACTTCGGGCTGGCCCACGCCCTCGACGACGAGCACCTCGAGAACGAAGAGACCCCGCGCAAGATCTCGGGCACCCCGCGCTTTATGTCGCCGGAGCAGATCACCGGCCAATGGCGCGATCACGGCCCCTGGACCGACCTCTACGCGCTGGGGTGCCTGGCCTACTGGCTGGTCGACGGGGAGCCGCCTTTTCGCGACGGCGACACCGACGCGATTTTGCGTGGCCACCTCCAGGGGATGCTTCCGCCCCTGCGCGCGCCTTTTGCGGTGCCGCGGGAGTTCGGGGTGTGGCTCGGGCAGCTGTTGGCCAAAAACCCCATGGATCGTTTTCAGCGCGCGGCCGACGCCGCCCAGGCCCTCTTTGCGCTGGGGGAGCCCGATGGCGAGGAGCGCCCCGGCCAGCCGAGCCTCCTGGGCTTTGTGGCCCCCTTGAACCCCTCGCTTGCCCCCTCCTCAAGCGTCGACGACCTGGGGATGACCGAGATCTTGAGCGACGTGATCAACTCCCCGCCCTCGGTCCCGGAGCTGCGCGCCCTGGAGCGCCCCCCCTCCTCCCCGCGTCACCGGGCGGTGGGCGCGGCCTACAACGTGCCGCGCACCTGGCATCGCAAAGAAGCCCCGCCCCTCTCGCTGGAGATGGTGGGCGTGGGGCTGGGGCTCTTCGGGCTGCGCCAGGTGCCGCTGGTCAACCGCGACGCCGAGCGCGACGCCCTCTGGGAGTCCCTGCGCGAGGTCGCCCACCACAGCCGCCCGCAGGTGGCGCTCTTGCGCGGGGGCACCGGCACCGGCAAGAGCCGCCTGGCCGGCTGGATGGCCGAGCGCGCCCACGAGCTGGGCGCGGCCACCCCGCTCACCGCCACCCACAGCCCGCTCGAAGGCCCCGCCGACGGCCTGGGCGGCATGATGGCCAACCACCTGCGTTGCGTGGGGCTCGCCCGCGAGCGGGTGCTCGAGCGGGTGCGCCAGAGCGTCTCGGATACCTCTCTGGGCCCCGACGATCTGCACGACTGCCTGGCGCTCACCGAGATCATCTGCGCGGCCACCCTCCCCGATTACCGCGAGGATGAGGCGCGCATTCGTTTCCGCACCCCGGCGGAGCGCTACGTGGTCATCGAGCGCTTCCTGCGCCGCTTCTCGCGCACGCGCCCCCTGCTGGTCGTGCTCGACGATCTGCAATGGGGCAACGACGCGCTGGCCTGGCTGGAGCATCTTCAGCGCTCGCCAGAAGCCAAAAACCTGCCGCTCCTGGTCGTGGGCACGGTGCAGACCGACGCGCTTCTGGAGCGTCCGCTGGCTCGCCAGCGCCTGCGCGAGCTCGCCGGTCAGGAGCCCGTCTCCACCATCGACGTGGGGCCGCTGGCCGACGCCCATCAGCGCGAGCTTGTAAGCCAGCTGCTGGGCCTCGACGCCACGCTCGTCGAGCAGGTCACCGCGCGCACCGGCGGAAACCCTCTTTATGCGGTGCAGCTCGTGGGCGACTGGGTGGAGCGCGGCGTTCTGCAGCTTGGCCCCGGAGGCTTTCAGCTGGTGGAGGGGGAGTCCGGGGCGATGCCCACCGACATCCACCAGGTCTTTCGCGAGCGCCTGCGCCAGATCGTGCGCCACGATCTGCGCGAGGCCCCCTCCGACGCGCTGCTCGGCCTGGAGCTCGCCGCGGTGCTCGGCACCGAGGTTCACCGCCGGGAGTGGAAGGCCGTCTGCCGCAAAGAAGGCGTGCCGCTGCCGCTGCTGGCCGTCGACCAGATGGTCGCCACCGATCTGGCGACGCTGGCCGGCAAGGGCTGGAGTTTTACCCACGAGGCGCTGCGCGAGACGCTGGTGCGACTGGCCGAGGAGCAGGGCCGCCTGAGCACCCACCACGCCCACTGCGCCCGGGCCCTCGAAGAGCTCTACTCACCAGCACAGCCAGGCCTGGCCCTGCGCCGGGCCCGCCACCTCATCGCCGCGGGGCTCCCCGAGGAGGCGCTGGAGCCGATGCTTCAGGCCGCCGGCCAGGCCCGGGTGCGCTGTGAGTTTGAGCTGGCCCACGCCCACCTGCAGCGCTACCAGGCGCTGCTCGACGAGCTGCGCGTGGCCCCCGACGACGCGCGCCGCGCCGAGGGCTGGCTCGAGCGCGCCATGATCCTCATCCGCCAGGACGAGCTCGCCGGCGCCGACGAGGTCCTCGATCGCGCCATCGCCGTGGGTCGCGCCCGCGCCAACGAGCGCATCATGGGCTGGGCGATGCAGCTGCGCGCCGACGTGGCCAACCGCCGCGGCCAGATCCCCGAGGGGCTGGTCTTTGTGGAGGAAGCCCGCGCCATCTTTGAGGCCACCGGCGACGTCATCGGCCAGGCCCGCACCTCCCAGACCCTGGCCGAGCTGCGCTACTGGGCCGGCGAATATTATGAGGCCGAGCAGCACTACCGCCGCGCCCGCCAGCTCTTTCGCCAGGCCGGCGAAGATCTGGAGCTCGCGCGCGTGGAGATGGCGCTGGGCGCGCTCTACACCACGCTGGGCAATCCGCAACGCGCCACGGCCATGCTCCTGCACGCCCGCGAGGTCTTTGAGCGCTTTGGCGACGTCGGCGAAGTCGCCAGCGTGCTCAATAACCTCGGTGAGGTGCATCGCCAGGTGGGGAATCTGCACCAGGCCGAGCGCGCCTACCTGGAGTCGCTGGCGATGCTCGAGCGCATCGGCATGGCCGACGACGTGGTGGTGCTGGTCAACTTAGGCATGGTGCGCCTTGTGCAGAACCACGTCGACGACGCCGCACCCCTCTTCCGCAAGGTGCTCACGCTGGTGGAGGGCTCCCAACGCGGGGGGTATCTGGCCTTTGCCCACCTGGCGAATCTGCCGGCGGCCGCCCACCACCAGCGTTGGGAGCAGTGGGACTATCACCTGGCCCATGGCGAGCCGCTGCTGGAGACGACGGGCTTTGTCGACGCCGATCTGGCCGTGATCACGCGCGACGCCGGAGAGCGAGCGCTGCGCGCCGGCAAACTTGCCCGGGCGCGGCGGGCGTTGCAGATCGCGCGGGCGCAGTGGCTGAGCATGGCCCGCCAGGATCAGGCCGCGGCCATCGATCGCATCTTGCTGCGCGTGCCTTAA
- a CDS encoding dihydrolipoyl dehydrogenase family protein, whose amino-acid sequence MATHDEQEAPLHLTIIGGGSAGCTAAMWAADHGARVTLVNDGLPLGGNALHVGVFPARLFMRAATLRHRAAHPGLPGPGSATLDVDLKALSTHVQDCIERAHTSLVAELRRRSGVELVDGRATLSLGAEEELRVEVGKRSWSSDRVLLTCGATSQPPRVEGIEEAETWSLRDLIACSQLPPSLIFFGINDIGLTYAQAFARLGAQVTILHEEDRLLDADHSEALETRLIESLQAEGIEVVLGSKVTHLERRRARTRALGTHRGAPTHWEAARVVVVDNRRPSTEGLGLEALGVRRDTRGFVHVDESFCTAHSAIFAAGDVIGRGTRTHAATRDAVLAAQNAVMPSRTAGYTPTVPFVIHTDPPLAAVGWDEAQARQAGFEARCLTLDLRDHPAGAFSEAPDGLIQLVVDGRSNQLLGARLLAPGAANAIMELAVALRSGLTLPELAALLHPPATLASAIAACARQLNSGA is encoded by the coding sequence ATGGCGACACACGACGAGCAAGAAGCTCCTCTTCACCTCACGATCATTGGCGGCGGCTCGGCGGGCTGCACCGCGGCGATGTGGGCCGCCGACCACGGCGCGCGCGTCACGCTGGTCAACGACGGGCTGCCCCTGGGCGGCAACGCGCTGCACGTGGGCGTGTTTCCCGCGCGCCTCTTTATGCGCGCGGCCACCCTTCGCCACCGCGCCGCCCACCCGGGCCTGCCGGGCCCTGGCAGCGCCACCCTCGATGTGGACTTAAAGGCGCTGAGCACGCATGTGCAAGACTGCATCGAACGCGCGCACACGAGCCTTGTGGCGGAACTTCGCCGGCGGTCGGGGGTGGAGCTCGTTGACGGGCGCGCCACCCTGAGCCTTGGCGCCGAGGAGGAGCTTCGGGTCGAGGTGGGTAAACGCAGCTGGAGCTCCGATCGCGTGCTGCTCACCTGCGGCGCCACCTCGCAGCCCCCCCGGGTCGAAGGCATCGAAGAGGCCGAGACCTGGAGCCTGCGCGACCTCATCGCCTGCTCGCAGCTCCCCCCTTCTTTGATCTTTTTTGGCATCAACGACATCGGCCTGACCTACGCCCAGGCCTTCGCGCGCCTGGGTGCCCAGGTCACGATCCTCCACGAAGAAGATCGCCTCCTGGACGCCGACCACAGCGAGGCGCTGGAGACGCGCCTCATCGAGTCGCTGCAGGCCGAAGGCATCGAGGTGGTGCTCGGCTCCAAGGTCACCCACCTGGAGCGCCGCAGGGCGCGCACCCGTGCGTTGGGTACCCACCGGGGCGCCCCCACCCACTGGGAGGCTGCTCGCGTGGTCGTCGTCGACAACCGCCGCCCCTCCACCGAGGGCCTGGGCCTGGAGGCGCTCGGCGTCAGGCGCGACACCCGCGGCTTTGTGCACGTTGACGAGTCCTTCTGCACGGCCCACAGCGCCATCTTCGCCGCCGGCGACGTCATCGGCCGCGGCACCCGCACCCACGCCGCCACCCGCGACGCGGTGCTCGCCGCCCAGAACGCCGTGATGCCCTCGCGCACCGCCGGCTACACCCCCACCGTCCCCTTTGTGATTCACACCGACCCGCCCCTGGCCGCGGTGGGCTGGGACGAGGCCCAGGCCCGCCAGGCCGGCTTTGAGGCGCGCTGCCTCACCCTCGATCTTCGCGACCACCCCGCCGGCGCCTTCAGTGAGGCCCCAGACGGCCTGATTCAGCTGGTGGTCGATGGCCGCTCCAACCAACTTCTGGGCGCGCGCCTGCTGGCACCCGGCGCCGCCAACGCCATTATGGAGCTGGCCGTCGCCCTGAGATCCGGGCTCACTCTCCCCGAGCTCGCCGCCCTGCTCCACCCTCCGGCCACCCTGGCTTCGGCCATCGCCGCTTGCGCGCGACAACTCAACTCAGGCGCCTGA
- a CDS encoding right-handed parallel beta-helix repeat-containing protein, with amino-acid sequence MNTLIKRTANLTLIGGLCLTMGVGCVTEDDPQDRPNDPDSCEEINSGEASGGATLSSDSCYQINNPLNVSSGKLVIEAGTTVFMGAGSSITLSGTGTIEAVGEEDNGILIRGVDEERGYWGGIYINETGTSNHVLEYVTIRHAGGERFTGSDTSKGAVYVRGESRLSVSNCAFEQNAFAGIHADGDASTVTVETTSFTDNELPLRLRPNHFVGLGDDLVISENDADHILMTGSASTVSLSGTWPGYTYRITRDLSVQADITIAAGATLEFAQDARVTIAADTGSLNIAGTESARVTLQAVNGERGGWGGIHFENASSTNNRISHALIAHGGGKAYSGNGDARGAVFIDGDASRLTIENTTFDNNDYAALHAATREGEVNVSGSTFSNNANPLLTRPNQIGGFSADLAFVDNDRQAVTVFYNNTGAVTKLTRDQTWPAFEVPVRLSASVIVEGHLTLSPGSTFEAESDMGIDVNGGRLTADATDGDTIVFKGTEELSGYWQGFRFAASRFPDNKLINVELSNAGSKRWTGDSETQSALMIYDDSRVTVSDLTITGSGRHGIHVGTGGELVGCTGLSISGSAGEDFFGAVADATACLPL; translated from the coding sequence ATGAACACCTTGATCAAACGCACTGCCAACCTCACCCTTATCGGCGGTCTCTGCCTCACCATGGGCGTGGGCTGCGTCACGGAAGACGATCCCCAGGATCGCCCCAACGACCCGGATAGCTGCGAAGAGATCAACAGCGGCGAAGCCTCCGGTGGCGCCACGCTCTCCAGCGACAGCTGCTACCAGATCAACAACCCGCTCAACGTCTCCTCGGGCAAGCTGGTCATCGAAGCCGGCACGACCGTCTTCATGGGCGCCGGAAGCTCCATCACGCTCAGCGGCACCGGCACCATTGAGGCGGTGGGTGAGGAAGATAACGGGATCCTCATCCGCGGCGTCGACGAGGAGCGCGGCTACTGGGGCGGCATCTACATCAACGAGACGGGCACCTCGAACCACGTGCTCGAGTACGTGACGATCCGCCACGCCGGTGGCGAGCGCTTCACCGGCTCGGACACCTCCAAAGGGGCGGTCTACGTGCGCGGTGAGTCGCGCCTGAGCGTCTCGAACTGCGCGTTTGAGCAGAACGCCTTTGCCGGCATTCACGCCGACGGCGACGCGAGCACCGTCACCGTCGAGACCACGAGCTTCACCGACAACGAGCTCCCGCTGCGTCTTCGCCCCAACCACTTCGTGGGGCTCGGAGACGATCTGGTGATCAGCGAGAACGACGCGGATCATATCTTGATGACGGGCTCCGCCTCGACGGTCTCCCTCTCGGGCACCTGGCCGGGCTACACCTACCGCATCACGCGCGACCTATCGGTGCAAGCCGACATCACCATCGCCGCCGGCGCCACGCTGGAGTTCGCCCAGGACGCCCGCGTCACCATCGCCGCTGACACCGGCTCTCTGAATATCGCCGGCACCGAAAGCGCCCGCGTTACCCTTCAAGCCGTCAATGGGGAGCGTGGCGGCTGGGGTGGAATTCATTTCGAGAATGCGTCCTCCACCAACAACCGGATCAGCCATGCGCTCATCGCCCACGGTGGCGGCAAAGCCTACAGCGGCAACGGTGATGCTCGGGGCGCGGTCTTTATTGATGGTGACGCCTCGCGCCTGACCATCGAGAACACGACCTTCGACAACAACGACTACGCCGCGCTCCACGCGGCGACCCGCGAGGGAGAAGTCAACGTAAGCGGATCGACGTTTAGCAATAACGCCAATCCTCTGCTTACGCGCCCCAATCAGATCGGCGGCTTCAGCGCCGATCTGGCGTTTGTCGACAACGATCGCCAGGCTGTAACGGTTTTCTACAACAACACCGGCGCGGTCACCAAGCTGACCCGCGACCAGACCTGGCCTGCCTTTGAGGTTCCTGTACGCCTGAGCGCCAGCGTCATCGTCGAGGGCCACCTCACGCTGAGCCCGGGCTCAACGTTTGAAGCTGAGAGTGACATGGGCATCGACGTCAACGGTGGCCGGCTCACCGCAGACGCCACCGACGGCGACACGATTGTCTTCAAGGGCACCGAGGAGCTCTCCGGCTACTGGCAAGGCTTTCGCTTCGCGGCGAGCCGTTTCCCCGACAACAAGCTCATCAACGTAGAGCTGAGCAATGCTGGCTCAAAACGCTGGACCGGTGACTCCGAAACCCAATCTGCACTCATGATCTACGACGACTCTCGTGTCACGGTCAGCGACTTGACCATCACCGGCAGCGGCCGGCACGGCATCCACGTCGGCACGGGCGGCGAGCTTGTGGGCTGCACCGGCCTGAGCATCAGCGGCAGCGCCGGCGAAGACTTCTTCGGCGCGGTGGCCGACGCTACGGCCTGCCTTCCGCTCTAA
- a CDS encoding purine-nucleoside phosphorylase yields the protein MAKHTSDLAERAQASADFLKSRVSESPRIAMILGSGLGAIGDQLDEATAIDYADIPHFPVSGVEGHKGRLVFGKLEGVPVVVMQGRSHFYEGWTMQEVTFPVRAFHLMGIDHLVVTNSAGGINADYAPGDLMIICDQVNFTGQNPLHGPNEDAFGPRFPDMSDPYAKELRELLHAVASEEGIAVKEGVYAGVAGPSYETPAEVRMLRTMGGDAVGMSTVPEVIVANHCGMKVAGISCITNYAAGLSDTKLHHDEVKETADRVRETFTGLVRGLVKVLGKTL from the coding sequence ATGGCAAAGCACACCTCCGATCTGGCTGAGCGCGCGCAGGCCAGCGCTGATTTTCTCAAATCTCGCGTCAGCGAGAGCCCCCGCATCGCCATGATCCTGGGGAGCGGCCTGGGCGCCATCGGCGATCAGCTCGATGAGGCCACGGCCATCGACTACGCCGACATCCCCCACTTCCCCGTCTCGGGTGTCGAGGGCCACAAGGGCCGCCTGGTCTTCGGCAAGCTCGAGGGCGTGCCGGTGGTCGTGATGCAGGGCCGCTCGCACTTCTACGAGGGCTGGACGATGCAGGAGGTCACCTTCCCGGTGCGCGCCTTCCACCTGATGGGCATCGACCACCTGGTGGTCACCAACTCCGCCGGCGGCATCAACGCCGACTACGCCCCGGGCGACCTGATGATCATCTGCGATCAGGTCAACTTCACCGGCCAGAATCCCCTGCACGGCCCCAACGAAGACGCCTTTGGCCCGCGCTTCCCCGACATGAGCGATCCTTACGCAAAAGAGCTCCGCGAGCTGCTTCACGCCGTGGCCAGCGAGGAGGGCATCGCCGTCAAAGAAGGCGTCTACGCCGGGGTCGCCGGCCCCAGCTACGAGACCCCCGCGGAAGTTCGCATGCTGCGCACCATGGGCGGCGACGCCGTGGGCATGTCGACGGTCCCCGAGGTCATCGTCGCCAACCACTGCGGCATGAAGGTCGCCGGCATCAGCTGCATCACCAACTACGCCGCCGGCTTGAGCGACACCAAACTGCACCACGACGAGGTCAAAGAGACCGCCGACCGCGTCCGCGAGACCTTCACCGGCCTTGTGCGCGGACTCGTCAAAGTTTTGGGCAAAACCCTCTGA
- a CDS encoding S41 family peptidase: MRRWLVACALWACVLAQSGCQTGPACGDFPLEAETRQCMVSTIDAMVRDHYPFAEQKGVDMTLFFKGLWASLDDPELDDESFVLSLAQSLAMLEDGHTRLERYRLEEVGAPPVKLALRGEHVVVRSVAPGVGLEPGEVIEAIDGRPAPPVLRSALASAERGTSGEVLLLGADAALAGEVGTDVTLKTASGRVVQLTRHAVLHEPFIRRFGDVGYLRVKTFGFIDDLDRLDRLMNELMDTRGLIIDLRDNGGGYPSVSDGLFGRLVAEDGAPFALVDRQGRVHRHMQARSRGETYPGEVVVLVNEGTFSAANYFAHRMREDHRGVLLGERTGGGAASPDRGLMLVDGLWFQVSTYVVETLSGHNTEDGLEPTIPLAGAAAWYEVVPEQGALSEEKDVLLQRARRYLEGVQ, encoded by the coding sequence ATGAGACGCTGGCTGGTGGCGTGCGCCTTGTGGGCGTGTGTGTTGGCGCAGAGCGGCTGTCAGACGGGGCCGGCCTGCGGAGACTTTCCGCTCGAGGCCGAGACGCGGCAGTGCATGGTCTCGACGATCGACGCGATGGTGCGTGATCATTACCCCTTCGCCGAGCAGAAGGGGGTCGATATGACGTTGTTTTTCAAGGGTTTATGGGCCTCGCTCGACGATCCGGAGCTCGACGATGAGTCTTTTGTGCTCTCCCTGGCGCAGTCGTTAGCGATGCTCGAAGACGGGCACACGCGCCTGGAGCGCTACCGTCTGGAGGAGGTGGGTGCGCCGCCGGTGAAGCTGGCGCTGCGCGGCGAACACGTGGTGGTGCGCAGCGTAGCGCCGGGGGTGGGGCTTGAGCCCGGGGAGGTGATTGAGGCCATCGACGGCCGGCCCGCCCCCCCGGTGCTCCGCAGCGCTTTGGCTTCGGCCGAACGCGGCACCTCTGGCGAGGTCTTGCTCCTGGGCGCTGACGCTGCGCTCGCCGGCGAGGTGGGCACCGATGTGACGCTGAAGACGGCCTCGGGGCGCGTCGTACAGCTCACCCGACACGCCGTGCTGCACGAGCCCTTCATCCGCCGATTTGGCGATGTCGGCTACCTGCGCGTCAAAACCTTCGGGTTCATCGATGACCTCGATCGCCTTGATCGCCTCATGAACGAGCTGATGGACACCCGGGGGCTGATCATCGACCTGCGCGATAATGGCGGCGGCTACCCCTCGGTCAGCGACGGGCTCTTCGGGCGTCTGGTGGCTGAGGACGGCGCGCCCTTTGCGCTCGTCGACCGTCAGGGGCGCGTGCATCGCCATATGCAGGCGCGCTCGCGCGGTGAGACCTACCCTGGCGAGGTTGTGGTGCTGGTCAATGAAGGCACCTTTTCGGCCGCCAACTACTTCGCGCACCGCATGCGTGAAGATCATCGCGGCGTGCTCCTCGGAGAGCGCACCGGCGGTGGCGCGGCGTCCCCGGATCGCGGTCTGATGCTGGTCGATGGCCTCTGGTTTCAGGTCTCGACCTATGTGGTGGAGACCTTAAGCGGCCACAACACCGAAGATGGGTTGGAGCCAACCATCCCCCTCGCCGGGGCGGCTGCCTGGTATGAGGTGGTGCCGGAGCAGGGGGCGCTCAGCGAAGAGAAGGACGTGCTGCTGCAGCGCGCGCGCCGCTACCTGGAGGGGGTGCAATGA